The following proteins are encoded in a genomic region of Arthrobacter jiangjiafuii:
- the dxs gene encoding 1-deoxy-D-xylulose-5-phosphate synthase: MGLLETIRDPRDLNRLSVEQMERLAAEIRSFLISNVAQTGGHLGPNLGVVELTMGIHRVFDSPRDSIVFDTGHQSYVHKMLTGRQDFSTLRQQGGLSGYPSRAESVHDIVESSHASSSLSWADGISRARQLTGEGDRYTVVMVGDGALTGGMAWEALNNIAADQRRRVVIVVNDNGRSYAPTIGGLADYLASLRPTLDAVRTHHVYENTLGWWKQRLQNGGPVGRFTYHSLHAAKRGIKDWWAPQGLFEDLGMKYIGPIDGHDMAAVERALLKARNYNGPVLVHAMTEKGRGYAPARAHEADQFHAVGIIDPETGKAVEPGGKQSWTSVFATEIADIADEREDIVGITGAMLIPVGLHRFAERHPERVFDVGIAEQHALTSAAGMAFGGLHPVVALYATFLNRAFDQLLMDVALHKAGVTIVLDRAGVTGPDGASHHGMWDMSMLQIVPGLHLAAPRDATRLKEELREAVAISDAPSVVRFSKGTVGPDVEAVERTKDGVDILARRPVDEQSNDVLIVSVGAMAEMALQVANRLGAQGISSTVVDPRWVLPVPGSIIRMAAEHRIVIVIEDGVRAGGVGSRIRQEMRAAGVDTALNEVGLPVEFLDHGTRAEVLERVGLTARQVANDVVAQVLGTKVPFARPLPGQDMPTGQIPKIQ, translated from the coding sequence TTGGGACTTCTGGAAACCATCCGTGATCCGCGGGACCTGAACAGGTTGTCCGTCGAGCAGATGGAACGGCTGGCAGCGGAGATCCGGTCCTTCCTCATCAGCAATGTCGCCCAGACCGGCGGACACCTGGGCCCCAACCTTGGGGTGGTGGAGCTGACCATGGGTATCCACCGGGTCTTCGATTCGCCGCGGGACAGCATCGTTTTTGACACCGGGCACCAGTCCTACGTCCACAAGATGCTCACCGGACGCCAGGACTTTTCCACCCTCCGCCAGCAGGGCGGGCTCTCCGGCTATCCCTCCCGCGCCGAGTCAGTGCACGACATCGTGGAATCCTCCCACGCCTCCTCCTCCCTGTCCTGGGCCGACGGCATTTCCCGCGCCCGGCAGCTGACCGGCGAAGGGGACCGCTACACCGTGGTGATGGTTGGCGACGGCGCCTTGACCGGCGGCATGGCCTGGGAAGCCCTGAACAACATTGCCGCAGACCAGCGGCGCCGCGTCGTGATCGTCGTCAACGACAACGGCCGTTCCTACGCCCCCACGATCGGCGGCCTTGCCGACTACCTTGCCTCGCTGCGCCCCACCCTGGACGCCGTACGCACCCACCATGTGTATGAAAACACCCTCGGCTGGTGGAAGCAGCGGCTGCAGAACGGGGGACCGGTGGGCCGGTTCACCTATCACAGCCTCCACGCGGCCAAGCGCGGCATCAAGGACTGGTGGGCTCCGCAGGGCCTGTTCGAAGACCTCGGCATGAAATACATCGGCCCCATTGACGGCCATGACATGGCAGCCGTGGAGCGCGCCCTGCTCAAGGCCAGGAACTACAACGGCCCGGTGCTGGTCCATGCCATGACGGAAAAGGGCCGCGGCTACGCGCCGGCCCGCGCCCACGAGGCGGACCAGTTCCACGCCGTCGGCATCATCGACCCGGAAACCGGCAAGGCGGTGGAACCGGGCGGCAAGCAGTCCTGGACGTCCGTGTTCGCCACCGAAATTGCCGACATTGCCGATGAACGCGAAGACATCGTGGGCATCACCGGAGCCATGCTCATCCCCGTGGGCCTGCACCGGTTCGCGGAACGGCATCCGGAGCGGGTGTTCGACGTCGGCATCGCCGAACAGCATGCCCTGACCTCCGCGGCCGGCATGGCGTTCGGCGGGCTGCACCCCGTCGTCGCGCTCTATGCCACCTTCCTGAACCGCGCCTTCGATCAGCTGTTGATGGACGTGGCGCTGCATAAGGCCGGCGTCACCATCGTCCTGGACCGTGCCGGCGTTACCGGACCCGACGGCGCCAGCCACCACGGCATGTGGGACATGTCCATGCTCCAGATCGTGCCCGGGCTGCACCTGGCCGCGCCGCGGGACGCCACCCGGTTGAAGGAGGAACTGCGCGAGGCGGTCGCCATTTCCGATGCGCCCAGCGTGGTCCGGTTCTCCAAGGGAACCGTTGGACCCGACGTTGAGGCCGTGGAACGGACCAAGGACGGCGTGGATATCCTGGCCCGCCGCCCGGTTGATGAGCAGTCCAACGACGTTCTGATTGTCAGCGTCGGCGCGATGGCCGAAATGGCGCTGCAGGTGGCCAACCGGCTCGGCGCCCAGGGCATCAGCTCCACCGTGGTGGATCCGCGCTGGGTCCTGCCCGTGCCCGGTTCCATCATCCGCATGGCCGCGGAACACCGGATCGTGATCGTCATCGAAGACGGCGTGCGCGCCGGCGGTGTGGGATCCAGGATCCGGCAGGAGATGCGTGCCGCGGGCGTGGACACAGCGCTCAATGAAGTGGGCCTGCCGGTGGAGTTCCTGGACCACGGAACACGCGCCGAGGTCCTGGAGCGGGTGGGCCTGACCGCCCGCCAGGTGGCCAACGACGTCGTCGCCCAGGTCCTGGGCACGAAGGTTCCGTTTGCCCGGCCCCTGCCCGGGCAGGACATGCCTACCGGGCAGATCCCGAAAATCCAGTAA
- a CDS encoding SDR family oxidoreductase yields the protein MAQEQPDVAVTGATGALGGAVARLLVGAGVNQRLLARHTARLPELPGTPVYAAAYSDREHAARALRGVKTLFMVSAAESTYRRQDQRTFVDAAVEAGVQHIVYTSFMGAAPDAVFTLARDHADTEEYIRSRGLAFTFLRDCLYQDVLPTFVGRDGVLRGPAGDGRLAAVARADVARCAARILTAPQEHTGAVYTLTGPQALSFEEIAGILTRVGGSKVSYRNETLEEARESRSLSGVGQWQIDAWVSTYTAIAAGQMAEVSGDVERITGIPPVGLEDYLRHR from the coding sequence ATGGCACAGGAACAACCGGACGTGGCTGTCACCGGCGCCACCGGTGCCCTCGGGGGTGCTGTCGCCCGGCTGCTGGTAGGAGCCGGCGTCAACCAACGGCTCCTGGCCCGCCACACGGCCCGGCTTCCGGAACTGCCCGGGACCCCCGTGTATGCGGCGGCCTACTCGGACCGGGAGCATGCTGCCCGGGCGCTCCGGGGGGTCAAGACCCTGTTCATGGTCTCTGCCGCCGAGAGCACCTACCGCCGCCAGGACCAGCGCACCTTTGTGGACGCCGCGGTGGAGGCCGGGGTGCAGCACATTGTCTACACCTCGTTCATGGGTGCCGCGCCCGACGCGGTGTTCACCCTGGCCCGGGACCACGCGGACACCGAGGAATACATCCGCTCCCGGGGGCTGGCGTTTACCTTCCTGCGGGACTGCCTGTACCAGGACGTCCTGCCCACCTTTGTGGGGCGCGACGGTGTGCTTCGCGGCCCCGCCGGGGACGGGCGCCTGGCCGCGGTGGCCCGGGCCGACGTCGCGCGCTGTGCGGCGAGGATCCTGACCGCGCCGCAGGAACACACGGGTGCCGTCTATACGCTTACCGGCCCGCAGGCACTGAGCTTCGAGGAGATCGCCGGCATCCTGACCCGGGTGGGCGGCAGCAAGGTCAGCTACCGGAATGAAACACTCGAAGAAGCCCGGGAATCGCGGAGCCTGAGCGGGGTGGGCCAATGGCAGATCGATGCCTGGGTGAGTACCTACACGGCCATTGCGGCCGGCCAGATGGCGGAGGTCAGCGGCGACGTCGAACGCATCACCGGCATCCCGCCGGTGGGCCTGGAAGACTACCTGAGGCACAGGTAA
- a CDS encoding primase-like DNA-binding domain-containing protein yields the protein MPEPSLEHVRLFLDECTLGGLDESEAVPAADLYGMYIVWCENAGREPASVNTFYGAVRDAGLPETVRRSERVYEGVLPTGPIPVQYILETDKPPGPNSNPFPFTG from the coding sequence ATGCCCGAACCAAGCCTCGAACACGTCCGCCTGTTCCTTGACGAGTGCACGCTGGGCGGCCTGGATGAATCCGAAGCCGTCCCCGCTGCCGACCTGTACGGCATGTATATCGTCTGGTGCGAGAACGCCGGCCGGGAGCCGGCCTCGGTCAACACCTTCTACGGCGCCGTCCGGGACGCCGGCCTGCCGGAGACTGTGCGCCGCTCGGAACGGGTCTACGAGGGTGTGCTGCCGACCGGCCCGATTCCCGTCCAGTACATCCTGGAAACGGACAAGCCCCCAGGACCCAACAGCAATCCCTTCCCCTTCACCGGCTGA
- a CDS encoding aldo/keto reductase: MTSYNRLGTSGLTVSTVGLGCNNLGRSGTRTEDQAGTDAVVNAAIDAGITLFDTADTYGAVPGLSEERLGKALGARRDDVVLATKFGMDMQGANGRDFDARGSRRYIVKAAEASLRRLGTDWIDLYQFHTPDPLTPIEETLAALDDLVRSGKVRYIGHSNRAGWQIAEAEFTARMGGYTPFISAQNHYNLLDRRAELEVVPAAEAYGLGLLPYFPLANGLLTGKYSSGKAPEGSRLTHSRQNLLEKADFDQLAEFGAFAKDRGLTEVQVAFSWLAAQPAVSSVIAGATTVEQVQQNAEAASWEPSGKDLEELDRIFPRVPKVALF, from the coding sequence ATGACTTCTTACAACAGACTCGGCACCTCAGGCCTGACCGTTTCCACCGTCGGGCTGGGCTGCAACAACCTTGGCCGCTCCGGAACCCGGACCGAAGACCAGGCCGGAACCGACGCCGTCGTGAACGCAGCGATCGATGCCGGCATCACTTTGTTCGATACGGCTGACACCTACGGGGCGGTGCCGGGCCTGAGCGAGGAACGGCTCGGCAAGGCCCTGGGTGCGCGGCGCGACGACGTGGTGCTGGCCACCAAGTTCGGCATGGACATGCAGGGCGCCAACGGGCGGGATTTCGACGCGCGGGGTTCCCGGCGGTACATCGTCAAAGCCGCCGAGGCGTCGCTGCGCCGGCTGGGCACGGACTGGATCGACCTGTACCAGTTCCATACTCCGGATCCGCTGACCCCGATCGAGGAAACCCTCGCCGCGCTCGACGATCTGGTCCGCAGCGGCAAGGTCCGCTACATCGGCCACTCCAACCGCGCCGGCTGGCAGATCGCCGAAGCTGAATTCACCGCACGGATGGGCGGCTACACGCCGTTCATTTCCGCGCAGAACCACTACAACCTGCTGGACCGGCGTGCCGAACTCGAAGTTGTCCCCGCCGCCGAGGCGTACGGGCTGGGCCTGCTGCCGTACTTCCCGCTCGCCAACGGCCTGCTCACCGGCAAGTACAGCTCCGGCAAGGCTCCCGAGGGCAGCCGCCTGACCCACTCCCGGCAGAACCTGCTGGAGAAGGCCGACTTTGACCAGCTGGCCGAATTCGGTGCCTTCGCGAAGGACCGTGGGCTGACCGAGGTGCAGGTGGCGTTCTCCTGGCTTGCCGCCCAGCCTGCCGTCTCCTCGGTCATTGCCGGAGCCACGACTGTGGAGCAGGTGCAGCAGAACGCCGAAGCTGCGTCCTGGGAGCCGTCCGGGAAGGACCTGGAGGAGCTGGACCGGATCTTCCCGCGGGTGCCGAAGGTTGCTTTGTTCTAG
- a CDS encoding class II glutamine amidotransferase, with translation MCRWLAYSGSPVRLDDLLYKPSNSLVIQSKHARMGAETTNGDGFGLGWYGTEPLPGLFHSTMPAWHDRNLRELAAQASAGRVFAHIRATTGTAIQETNCHPFRHGQWLWMHNGALTDFPKVKRDLAMAVEPSLYPQIEGSTDSELFFYLALTFGLERDPRAAVAEAVGFIEDAGRRRGIEHPVQMTVATTDGDTTWAFRYSSEGSSRSLFVSSDITTLQAQYPDHPLLHGRSDDTRLVVSEPLGDLQGAWQEVPDGTCLVVHGGEKDLYPFTPSAPVAAAV, from the coding sequence ATGTGTCGTTGGCTAGCGTATTCAGGTTCCCCCGTCCGTTTGGACGACCTTCTCTACAAACCCAGCAACTCCCTCGTCATTCAAAGCAAACACGCGCGCATGGGAGCCGAGACCACCAACGGGGACGGGTTCGGTCTTGGCTGGTACGGCACCGAACCGCTTCCCGGGCTCTTCCACAGCACCATGCCTGCCTGGCACGACCGCAACCTGCGCGAGCTGGCAGCGCAGGCGTCCGCGGGCCGCGTCTTCGCGCATATCCGCGCCACAACCGGCACCGCCATCCAAGAAACGAACTGCCACCCGTTCCGCCACGGCCAGTGGCTCTGGATGCACAACGGGGCGCTCACGGACTTCCCGAAGGTGAAGCGTGATCTGGCCATGGCGGTTGAGCCCAGCCTCTATCCGCAGATCGAAGGATCAACGGACTCCGAGCTGTTCTTCTACCTCGCGCTGACTTTCGGGCTGGAGCGGGACCCCCGCGCGGCGGTGGCCGAGGCGGTGGGCTTTATCGAGGACGCCGGACGGCGCCGCGGCATCGAACATCCGGTGCAGATGACGGTCGCAACCACCGACGGCGACACGACCTGGGCCTTTCGCTACTCCAGCGAGGGCAGCTCCCGATCACTCTTCGTCAGCAGCGACATCACGACTCTCCAAGCCCAGTACCCGGACCACCCGCTGCTCCACGGACGCTCGGACGACACTCGGTTGGTCGTCTCCGAACCGCTCGGGGATCTTCAGGGCGCGTGGCAGGAGGTTCCGGACGGCACATGCCTCGTCGTCCACGGAGGCGAAAAGGACCTGTATCCGTTTACGCCCTCGGCTCCGGTCGCTGCGGCGGTCTGA
- a CDS encoding 3-hydroxyacyl-CoA dehydrogenase NAD-binding domain-containing protein produces MTASDYQRLAGLFPTEVVTHSYVSDIALPGGAGTFALITLDNDVDHTRPTTLGPNTLLELGAALDALQARAAAGEIVGVGVTGKPHYLVAGADLSATQKLASYEDGLAMARLGHEVYGKLHTLGVPSFAFINGVALGGGLEVALQSDYRTVSTGAGALALPEAFIGLVPGWGGVYLLPRLIGPENAVKVMIENPLSNNRTLSGPAAFKLGIADAMFEPADFVEQSLAWAARVITGEETVSRPHSADPATAPEAWDAAVARGRAVVEARTSNAAPAPAKVLDLLEAGKNWTAEQSRDAECEALAELMQTPQFHSTVYAFLDLVQKRGKRPAGAPDKKLARPVSKVGVVGAGLMASQLALLFARQLKVPVVMTDIDQARVDKGVGYVHAEVDKLLAKKRISPDAANRTKALVSGSVSKEAFSDADFVIEAVFEELSVKKQVFAEVEAVVSPECILATNTSSLSVTEMAADLAHPERVVGFHFFNPVAVMPLLEIVRAPKTDDAVLATAFVLAKALKKTAVLVKDDAAFVVNRILGRMFGEITAVFDEGTDAATADNALRPMGLPMSPFTLLALVGLPVGQHVQESLHAAFGERFWLSKNSQKIIDAGIKSLWQKDEDGKPYIPAETLAMLDFGNTPSTSEEVLRRTQDALAEEIGLMLGEGVVAGPEDIDLCMILGAGWPMHLGGITPYLDRVGASERVNGKKFHAEKEPAAAAS; encoded by the coding sequence ATGACTGCAAGCGATTACCAGCGGCTGGCCGGCCTCTTCCCCACCGAGGTCGTTACGCACTCCTACGTCTCGGACATCGCCCTGCCCGGCGGCGCCGGCACCTTTGCGCTGATCACCCTGGACAACGACGTCGACCACACCCGCCCCACCACGCTGGGCCCGAACACCCTGCTGGAACTGGGCGCAGCGCTTGATGCCCTGCAGGCGCGGGCCGCGGCCGGCGAGATTGTCGGCGTCGGCGTCACCGGCAAGCCGCACTACCTGGTGGCCGGCGCCGACCTGTCCGCCACGCAGAAGCTCGCCTCCTACGAGGACGGGCTGGCCATGGCCCGCCTGGGCCACGAGGTGTACGGCAAGCTGCACACCCTGGGCGTACCCAGCTTCGCGTTCATCAACGGCGTGGCCCTGGGCGGCGGGCTCGAAGTAGCCCTCCAGTCCGACTACCGCACCGTTTCCACCGGCGCCGGAGCCCTGGCCCTGCCCGAAGCCTTCATCGGCCTGGTGCCGGGCTGGGGCGGCGTCTACCTGCTGCCGCGCCTGATCGGCCCCGAAAACGCCGTCAAGGTCATGATCGAGAACCCGCTGAGCAACAACCGCACCCTCTCCGGTCCGGCAGCGTTCAAGCTGGGCATTGCCGACGCGATGTTCGAACCGGCCGACTTCGTGGAGCAGTCCCTCGCCTGGGCCGCCCGTGTCATCACCGGTGAGGAAACCGTGTCCCGGCCTCACTCCGCAGACCCGGCCACCGCCCCTGAAGCCTGGGACGCCGCCGTCGCCCGCGGCCGCGCCGTCGTCGAGGCCCGCACCTCCAACGCTGCTCCCGCCCCCGCCAAGGTGCTGGACCTGCTGGAGGCCGGCAAGAACTGGACCGCCGAGCAGTCCCGCGACGCCGAGTGCGAAGCGCTGGCGGAACTGATGCAGACCCCGCAGTTCCACTCCACCGTCTACGCGTTCCTGGACCTGGTGCAGAAGCGCGGCAAGCGTCCGGCCGGCGCTCCGGACAAGAAGCTGGCCCGTCCGGTATCCAAGGTGGGTGTGGTCGGTGCCGGCCTGATGGCCAGCCAGCTCGCGCTGCTGTTCGCCCGCCAGCTCAAGGTCCCGGTCGTTATGACGGACATCGACCAGGCCCGCGTGGACAAGGGCGTGGGCTACGTGCACGCCGAGGTGGACAAACTGCTCGCCAAGAAGCGCATCTCCCCCGACGCCGCCAACCGCACCAAGGCACTGGTCTCGGGCTCTGTCTCCAAGGAAGCGTTCTCGGATGCAGACTTCGTGATCGAGGCCGTCTTCGAGGAACTCTCCGTCAAGAAGCAGGTGTTCGCAGAGGTGGAGGCCGTAGTCTCCCCCGAGTGCATCCTTGCCACCAACACTTCGTCACTGTCCGTGACGGAGATGGCCGCTGACCTGGCGCACCCGGAGCGCGTGGTGGGCTTCCACTTCTTCAACCCGGTGGCCGTCATGCCGCTGCTGGAAATCGTGCGCGCCCCCAAGACCGACGACGCCGTGCTGGCCACTGCGTTTGTGCTGGCCAAGGCGCTGAAGAAGACCGCAGTGCTGGTCAAGGATGACGCCGCGTTTGTGGTCAACCGCATCCTGGGCCGCATGTTCGGCGAGATCACCGCCGTCTTCGACGAGGGCACCGACGCCGCGACGGCGGACAACGCGCTGCGCCCCATGGGCCTGCCGATGTCCCCGTTCACCCTGCTGGCCCTGGTGGGTCTGCCGGTGGGCCAGCATGTGCAGGAATCCCTGCATGCTGCCTTCGGCGAGCGGTTCTGGCTGTCGAAGAACTCTCAGAAGATCATCGACGCCGGCATCAAGTCGCTCTGGCAGAAGGACGAGGACGGAAAGCCGTACATTCCGGCCGAAACCCTGGCCATGCTGGACTTCGGCAACACGCCGTCCACCTCAGAGGAAGTCCTGCGGCGCACGCAGGATGCCCTCGCCGAGGAAATCGGCCTGATGCTGGGCGAAGGCGTTGTGGCAGGTCCCGAGGACATCGACCTGTGCATGATCCTCGGCGCCGGATGGCCGATGCACCTGGGCGGCATCACGCCGTACCTGGACCGCGTCGGTGCGTCCGAACGCGTGAACGGCAAGAAGTTCCATGCGGAGAAGGAGCCGGCTGCGGCCGCTTCCTAG
- a CDS encoding thiolase family protein, whose protein sequence is MSPQSRARQIRDVVFVDGVRTPFGKAGEKGMYAGMRADDLVVKCIRELMRRNPSLPAERIDEVAIAATTQTGDQGLTIGRTAALLAGLPQSVPGFAIDRMCAGALTAVTTTASGIGFGAYDVVIAGGVEHMGNHPMGKDADPNPRFVTERIVDPAALNMGNTAENLHDRFPEITKERTDAYAAASQERLAKAYANNQIQPDLVPVASKKPGKGWTLNSVDEGPRPGTTVEDLAELRTPFRAHGRVTAGNASGLNDGATTALLASADAAEELGLPVKMRLVSYAFAGVEPEVMGYGPVPATEKALKQAGLSIEDIGLFEINEAFAVQVLSFLDFYGIADDDPRVNRYGGAIAVGHPLASSGVRLMNQLARQFEEDPTVRYGMTTMCIGLGMGGTIIWENPNHPDYNTDTESTEATK, encoded by the coding sequence GTGAGCCCACAAAGCCGAGCACGGCAGATCAGGGACGTAGTTTTCGTTGACGGAGTCCGCACTCCGTTCGGCAAGGCGGGCGAGAAAGGCATGTACGCCGGCATGCGTGCCGATGACCTGGTGGTCAAGTGCATCCGCGAGCTGATGCGCCGCAACCCCTCCCTCCCCGCGGAACGCATTGATGAAGTGGCCATTGCCGCCACCACGCAGACCGGCGACCAGGGCCTGACCATCGGCCGCACCGCCGCGCTGCTGGCCGGCCTGCCGCAGTCCGTGCCCGGGTTCGCAATCGACCGCATGTGCGCCGGCGCGCTGACCGCCGTCACCACCACCGCCTCAGGCATCGGCTTCGGCGCGTACGACGTCGTCATTGCCGGCGGCGTGGAGCACATGGGCAACCACCCGATGGGCAAGGACGCCGACCCGAACCCGCGCTTCGTCACAGAACGCATTGTGGACCCGGCCGCCCTGAACATGGGCAACACCGCCGAGAACCTGCACGACCGCTTCCCGGAAATCACCAAGGAACGCACCGACGCGTACGCCGCGGCCAGCCAGGAACGGCTCGCCAAGGCCTACGCCAACAACCAGATCCAGCCGGACCTGGTCCCCGTTGCCTCCAAGAAGCCCGGCAAGGGCTGGACCCTGAACTCGGTCGATGAAGGTCCCCGCCCCGGGACCACAGTCGAGGACCTCGCCGAACTGCGCACCCCGTTCCGCGCCCACGGCCGCGTCACCGCCGGCAACGCGTCGGGCCTGAACGACGGCGCCACCACGGCTCTGCTCGCCTCCGCCGACGCCGCCGAGGAACTGGGCCTGCCCGTCAAGATGCGCCTGGTCAGCTACGCCTTCGCCGGCGTCGAGCCCGAGGTCATGGGTTACGGACCGGTTCCCGCCACGGAAAAGGCCCTGAAGCAGGCCGGCCTGTCCATCGAGGACATCGGCCTGTTTGAAATCAACGAGGCCTTCGCCGTGCAGGTGCTCTCCTTCCTGGACTTCTACGGGATCGCCGATGACGACCCCCGGGTGAACCGCTACGGCGGCGCGATCGCCGTCGGGCACCCGCTGGCCTCCTCGGGCGTGCGCCTGATGAACCAGCTCGCCCGCCAGTTCGAGGAAGACCCGACCGTGCGTTACGGCATGACCACCATGTGCATCGGCCTGGGCATGGGCGGCACCATCATCTGGGAAAACCCGAACCACCCCGACTACAACACCGACACCGAGTCCACGGAGGCCACAAAGTAA
- a CDS encoding hemolysin family protein, whose protein sequence is MYELIMLGVGLLLTVGTGLFVASEFSLVNLDRNDLEARQAQGEKRLGPTIKALKITSTHLSSAQLGITLTTLLTGYTFEPAISSLLREPMLALGLPEAFVGGAGAVIGIFLATVFSMIIGELVPKNFALALPLATAKLVIPFQTLFTTVFKPVIVLFNNTANAIIRSFGIEPKEELSGARSAEELSSLVRRSALEGVLDQDHAQLLSRTLRFSDHTADDVMTPRVRMCSVAAGASAEQVIDLAITTGYSRFPVLGRDSDDILGVLHVKQAFAVPLAERAAVSATELMVEPLRVPESMGVDSLLGLLRQQGLQVAIVADEHGGTAGIVTLEDLVEEIVGELEDEHDRARVGVVRSGRSLTFDASLRPDELRERTGVSVPDGEEYDTLAGFVTDQLDRIPELGDEVALTNGTLRVERVVGTHVERLRYTPTEGALPSAHDQIIDELTKDLA, encoded by the coding sequence ATGTATGAATTGATCATGCTCGGTGTTGGGCTTCTGCTCACGGTCGGCACCGGGCTTTTTGTTGCCTCCGAGTTTTCGCTGGTCAATCTGGACCGCAATGACCTCGAGGCGCGGCAGGCCCAGGGGGAAAAGCGCCTGGGCCCCACCATCAAGGCCCTCAAGATCACCTCGACGCACCTCTCCAGCGCGCAGCTGGGCATTACGCTCACCACGCTGTTGACGGGTTACACGTTTGAACCGGCCATCAGTTCCCTGCTGCGTGAACCGATGCTTGCCCTCGGTCTTCCGGAGGCCTTCGTGGGCGGCGCCGGCGCCGTCATCGGTATTTTCCTGGCCACCGTATTCTCGATGATCATTGGCGAACTGGTGCCGAAGAACTTTGCCCTGGCACTGCCGCTGGCCACGGCCAAGCTGGTCATCCCCTTCCAGACCCTGTTCACCACGGTGTTCAAGCCTGTCATCGTGCTGTTCAACAACACCGCCAACGCGATCATCCGCTCCTTCGGCATCGAGCCCAAGGAAGAACTCTCCGGTGCGCGCAGCGCCGAGGAACTCAGCTCGCTGGTCCGGCGCTCCGCACTGGAAGGAGTGCTGGACCAAGATCACGCGCAGCTGCTCAGCCGCACCCTGCGGTTCTCGGACCACACGGCCGACGACGTCATGACGCCCCGCGTCCGGATGTGCTCGGTCGCAGCCGGCGCCAGCGCCGAACAGGTCATCGACCTGGCGATCACCACCGGCTACTCGCGCTTCCCGGTCCTGGGCCGGGACTCCGACGACATCCTGGGCGTGCTGCACGTCAAGCAGGCCTTCGCCGTTCCCCTCGCGGAGCGTGCCGCGGTCAGTGCCACCGAGCTCATGGTGGAGCCACTGCGCGTCCCGGAGTCCATGGGTGTTGATTCGCTGTTGGGGCTGCTGCGTCAGCAGGGCCTGCAGGTAGCCATCGTTGCCGATGAGCACGGCGGTACCGCCGGCATCGTGACGCTGGAGGACCTGGTGGAGGAAATCGTCGGCGAGCTGGAGGATGAGCACGACCGGGCCCGCGTGGGCGTGGTCCGCAGCGGCCGGTCGCTGACCTTCGATGCCTCGCTGCGCCCGGATGAGCTGCGCGAGCGCACCGGCGTGTCGGTGCCCGACGGCGAGGAGTACGACACGCTCGCCGGTTTCGTCACCGACCAGCTGGACCGCATTCCGGAACTCGGCGACGAAGTGGCACTCACCAACGGAACCCTTCGCGTGGAACGCGTGGTCGGCACGCATGTCGAACGGTTGCGCTACACCCCCACAGAGGGTGCGCTGCCCAGTGCCCACGACCAAATCATTGACGAGCTCACGAAGGACCTGGCATGA
- a CDS encoding hemolysin family protein — protein MSEYLPGIIWLVVLLVVNAFFVGAEFAVISARRSQIEPKAEAGSKAAKTTLWAMEHATLMLATSQLGITVCSLVILNVSEPAIHHLLEIPLGLTSLSAEAIGIVAFVVALLLVTFLHVVIGEMVPKNISFSVPTRAALLLAPPLVMVARIFKPVIWSLNGIANSVLRLFKVEPKDEATSAYTMDEVANIVEQSTREGVLADASGTLSAAFEFTSKTVADVEVPISGMVLLPESATPADIQQAVGRHGYSRYILTDDDGVPSGYLHLKDVMDLTEPEKFNASVPTKRIRRLASAFRGSELEDALATMRRTGAHVARVFDADGNTTGVLFLEDIIEELVGEVQDATTV, from the coding sequence ATGAGTGAATATCTTCCCGGCATCATCTGGCTCGTAGTCCTGCTGGTCGTCAACGCCTTCTTCGTGGGCGCCGAGTTCGCCGTCATTTCAGCCCGCCGGTCACAGATCGAGCCCAAGGCCGAAGCCGGCTCCAAGGCCGCGAAGACCACGCTCTGGGCGATGGAGCACGCCACTTTGATGCTGGCCACCAGCCAGCTGGGCATCACGGTCTGCTCGCTGGTGATCCTGAACGTCTCCGAGCCGGCCATCCACCACCTGCTGGAAATCCCGCTGGGCCTGACCTCACTCTCCGCCGAGGCCATCGGCATTGTCGCCTTCGTGGTGGCCCTGCTGCTGGTGACCTTCCTGCACGTGGTGATCGGGGAAATGGTTCCCAAGAACATCTCCTTCTCAGTGCCCACCCGTGCCGCCCTGCTGCTGGCGCCGCCGCTGGTGATGGTGGCCCGGATTTTCAAGCCGGTGATCTGGTCGCTGAACGGCATTGCCAACAGTGTCCTGCGGCTGTTCAAGGTGGAGCCCAAGGATGAGGCCACCAGCGCCTACACCATGGATGAAGTGGCCAACATCGTGGAGCAGTCCACCCGTGAGGGCGTGCTGGCCGACGCCAGCGGCACCCTGAGCGCCGCCTTCGAGTTCACCTCCAAGACAGTCGCCGACGTCGAGGTTCCGATCTCCGGAATGGTGCTGCTGCCCGAGTCTGCCACTCCGGCCGACATCCAGCAGGCCGTGGGCCGCCACGGCTACTCCCGGTACATCCTGACCGATGACGACGGCGTCCCCAGCGGCTACCTGCACCTCAAGGACGTCATGGACCTGACGGAGCCGGAGAAGTTCAACGCCTCCGTGCCCACCAAGCGGATCCGCCGCCTGGCCTCGGCCTTCCGTGGCAGCGAGCTCGAGGACGCCCTGGCCACCATGCGCCGCACCGGCGCCCACGTGGCCCGGGTGTTCGACGCCGACGGCAACACCACCGGCGTGCTGTTCCTGGAGGACATCATCGAGGAACTGGTCGGCGAAGTGCAGGACGCCACCACCGTGTAG